One window from the genome of Streptomyces cadmiisoli encodes:
- a CDS encoding NADPH:quinone oxidoreductase family protein yields the protein MQAWQVHENGEPSEVMRLADVAPPTPGDGQVLLKVRAANINFPDALMCRGQYQVRPPLPFTPGVEVCGETEDGRRVIANPALPHGGFAEYAVADAAALLPAPEALDDAEAAALHIGYQTGWFGLHRRARLEAGETLLVHAAAGGVGSAAVQLGKAAGATVIGVVGGAEKAAVARELGCDTVIDRHEADVVAAVKEATGGRGADVIYDPVGGAAHTQSAKAVAFEGRIVVVGFASGSIPSPALNHALVKNYSILGLHWGLYNTKNPKLVLHCHEQLTELAARGAVKPLVSERVPLAGAADAVQRVADGVTTGRIAVLPRNGAAA from the coding sequence ATGCAGGCATGGCAGGTGCACGAGAACGGCGAGCCGAGTGAGGTGATGCGCCTCGCGGACGTGGCGCCGCCCACGCCCGGCGACGGCCAGGTCCTGCTGAAGGTGCGGGCCGCCAACATCAACTTTCCCGACGCCCTGATGTGCCGGGGCCAGTACCAGGTCCGGCCCCCGCTGCCGTTCACACCCGGCGTGGAGGTGTGCGGCGAGACCGAGGACGGACGCCGCGTCATCGCCAACCCGGCGCTGCCCCACGGCGGTTTCGCCGAGTACGCCGTCGCGGACGCCGCCGCGCTGCTGCCCGCGCCCGAGGCGCTGGACGACGCCGAGGCCGCGGCCCTGCACATCGGTTACCAGACGGGCTGGTTCGGCCTGCACCGGCGGGCCCGGCTGGAGGCGGGCGAGACCCTGCTCGTCCACGCCGCCGCGGGAGGGGTCGGCAGCGCGGCCGTACAGCTCGGCAAAGCGGCCGGCGCGACCGTCATCGGCGTCGTGGGCGGCGCCGAGAAGGCCGCCGTCGCCCGGGAACTCGGCTGCGACACCGTGATCGACCGGCACGAGGCCGACGTCGTCGCCGCCGTGAAGGAGGCCACCGGTGGCCGGGGCGCCGACGTGATCTACGACCCCGTAGGCGGCGCGGCCCACACCCAGTCCGCCAAGGCGGTCGCCTTCGAGGGCCGGATCGTGGTGGTCGGTTTCGCCAGCGGGTCCATTCCCAGCCCGGCGCTGAACCACGCCCTGGTGAAGAACTACTCGATCCTGGGCCTGCACTGGGGCCTGTACAACACCAAGAACCCCAAGCTCGTCCTGCACTGCCACGAGCAGCTCACCGAACTGGCCGCCCGGGGCGCCGTCAAGCCACTGGTCAGCGAGCGTGTTCCGCTCGCCGGGGCCGCCGACGCCGTGCAGCGCGTGGCGGACGGGGTCACCACCGGCCGGATCGCCGTGCTGCCCCGGAACGGAGCCGCCGCATGA